A region from the Hippoglossus hippoglossus isolate fHipHip1 chromosome 16, fHipHip1.pri, whole genome shotgun sequence genome encodes:
- the kif13a gene encoding kinesin-like protein KIF13A isoform X4, producing MSDTKVKVAVRVRPMNRREIELNTKCVVDMEDNQTVLHPPPSNAKGENSRKQSKVFAFDHCFWSIDESNVPKYAGQEVVFKCLGEGILENAFQGYNACIFAYGQTGSGKSFSMMGNGEQPGLIPRLCCSLFERVHREGNEAHSFKVEVSFMEIYNEKVRDLLDPKGNRQSLKVREHKVLGPYVDGLSQLAVTNFEDIEVLMSEGNKSRTVAATNMNEESSRSHAVFSIIVTQTLYDLKSGNSGEKVSKMSLVDLAGSERVSKTGAAGERLKEGSNINKSLTTLGCVISALADQSAGKGKAKFVPYRDSVLTWLLKDNLGGNSKTAMIATVSPSADNYEETLSTLRYADRAKRIVNHAVVNEDPNARIIRELREEVEKLKVQLSQAESMKAPELKEKLQESEKLILEMTVTWEEKLRKTEEIATERQKQLESMGISLETSGIKVGEDKCFLVNLNADPALNELLVYYLKEHTRVGADTSQDIQLFGIGIQPEHCTLEVCTDSDVTLMPIGNARTCVNGAMIDSLVHLWHGDRILWGNNHFFRINLPNRKRRDRLKDLERASPRESFIEADVETASEASSEQDYSYEFAQMEVIMKTLGNNDPMQNVVQVLEKQYLEEKRSALEEQRMMYERELESLRQQLSPEKAPQHHRSSSDRLAFPTHTPHSKLRLWTEERDELFRRSLSRLREQVMKANTLVREANFLAEEMNKLTDYQVTLQIPAANLSANRKGVIVSEPAIQVRRKGKGTQVWTIEKLENKLVDMRDHYSDWREGTEELYYKANSKHCDPFYEAQENHNLIGVANIFLECLFHDVKLQYAVPIISQQGEVAGRLHIELMRVSGAVPERLCGGDDSSENSSESSCYEVMDTNGEIVHMAKRLTCRVRIREATGLPLNLSNFVFCQYTFWEHGEPTVAPPMVSPDRPSPRSPEAQFTVQFDQCKDYVVHVTDEFLEFISDGALAIEVWGHRCAGNGRSLWELDALEAQTQTLRDRWSEVSRRVELLTSIQELNEQGEYSSVELQSGKDGSTGGVFQLRQGHSRRLQVCVKPVQNSGTLPLLVEALLSISIGCVSARSTKLQRPLDSYQREAEEDMDSYQEEDLNCVRERWSEALIKRREYLDEQIKKIINKQEKSEEDIEREARLVEQWVGLTEERNAVLVPAPGSGIPGAPADWTPPAGMEAHIPVLFLDLNADNLTVNEQLTGPHAAGVNSILPKEHGSQFFYLPIIRHSDEELLAVCSWDSSIHDSVHLNRVTSPNERIYLIIKATVQLSHPASMELVLRKRIAVNIYNKQSFTQSLKRRMSLKNTLYSCGVIYEIVSNIPKASEEPEERETLALMAARGDCEETQDGETYIEKYTRGVLEVENILSLERLRQAVTVKEALAAKGRHLRRSISTPNVQHSSCSKTDLTGCEDEDCKDHCDHVDSSSCNPQDGSLCSTPIKNKENQGLVPESPIFFNSSPFKVLSPQPPKFLKSLLPVKEENKVKKALEARPLLGQESMRSCVDSPALLPPPCPWRRPRAGSEGHCKPSTSTSTPTTTPTSRQLSHTLPRTAQDSEDEETDLHVTLNLDQGPQDHGGFQPYIPEDFANFEIYNATLESQEGFLSSCSDLKGSRCGGGSSEREVSRSPTASSCTSGYFSHSASNATLSDMPFTASESSDQLSCTSRDQQDSLGCSAGRGCAQAKGVSAGTDTQQPPLSADTVQDLPAPPQGSALVCITNCTDKKQTFPLPHNCVLGTSQEFTDFKGADDSPAESDLARLTEGWQPEDVEQKKPDNVEPCDTSNQPPSGVASNPENAICKYPKSEDSVSVPVTCPNTTTVCTSVRAPVSVPDKVPAPSQTQIIPSASAPPPASPSPAASCAPVRRSGGEPPIQEPTQGDLPHGSPCPSPNPSSAEPSGDSSGDESTPVAQLPDWMAPGEQVWVGKRRGTVHYVGGVEFAKGIWIGVKLDMAVGKHNGTVQGRVYFRCPPGHGVFVKPSRLTRGPPSMDTEPQTVIR from the exons GTCAAGAGGTGGTGTTCAAGTGCCTTGGAGAGGGAATACTCGAAAATGCATTCCAGGGATATAATGCCTGTATATTTGCCTATGGACAAACAG GTTCAGGCAAGTCCTTTTCCATGATGGGGAATGGGGAGCAGCCGGGTTTAATCCCTCgactctgctgctcactgttTGAGAGGGTCCACAGGGAGGGGAATGAGGCtcatagttttaaggtggaGGTTTCGTTCATGGAGATCTACAACGAGAAGGTCCGTGACCTGCTGGATCCCAAAGG GAACAGACAATCACTGAAAGTTCGAGAACACAAAGTCCTGGGTCCGTATGTGGACGGTCTGTCTCAGCTGGCTGTGACCAACTTCGAG GACATCGAGGTGTTGATGTCAGAGGGGAACAAGTCGCGCACAGTTGCAGCCACCAACATGAACGAGGAGAGCAGTCGTTCACATGCTGTCTTCAGCATCATcgtcacacaaacactttatgATCTAAAGTCCGGG AATTCAGGGGAGAAAGTGAGCAAGATGAGTCTGGTTGACCTGGCAGGAAGTGAGCGAGTCTCTAaaactggagctgctggagagagacTTAAAGAGGGCAGCAATATAAACAA ATCTCTCACCACATTAGGCTGTGTGATCTCTGCTCTGGCCGATCAGTCTGCAGGGAAGGGGAAGGCCAAGTTTGTGCCTTACAGAGACTCAGTCCTCACCTGGCTGCTGAAg GACAACCTCGGCGGCAACAGCAAGACAGCCATGATAGCCACAGTGAGTCCTTCAGCTGACAACTACGAGGAGACTCTGTCCACACTGCGCTACGCTGACAGGGCCAAGAGAATCGTCAACCACGCCGTGGTGAACGAAGACCCCAACGCTCGCATCATCAGAGAGctcagggaggaagtggagaagctCAAGGTTCAGCTCTCTCAGGCCGAG TCCATGAAGGCTCCTGAACTGAAGGAGAAACTGCAGGAGTCTGAGAAGCTCATCCTGGAGATGACTGTCACCTGGGAGGAGAAACtaagaaagacagaggagattGCGACT GAGCGTCAGAAGCAGCTGGAGAGCATGGGCATCTCTTTGGAAACATCTGGGATTAAAGTTGGTGAAGACAAGTGTTTCCTTGTCAATCTAAATGCTGATCCCGCCCTTAATGAGCTACTGGTCTACTACCTGAAG GAGCACACACGTGTGGGCGCAGACACGTCTCAGGACATCCAGCTCTTTGGGATTGGCATCCAGCCGGAGCACTGCACCCTGGAAGTCTGCACAGACAGTGATGTCACCCTGATGCCCATCGGGAATGCCAG gACCTGTGTGAACGGAGCAATGATCGATTCCTTGGTGCACCTGTGGCATGGAGACCGGATCTTATGGGGCAACAACCACTTCTTCAG GATCAATCTGCCTAATCGAAAGCGGCGGGACCGTTTGAAGGACCTGGAGCGAGCTTCTCCCAGAGAGAGCTTCATCGAGGCGGACGTGGAGACAGCCAGCGAGGCGTCTTCGGAGCAGGACTACAGCTATGAGTTTGCACAGATGGAGGTCATAATGAAGACTCTTGGGAACAATG ACCCCATGCAGAACGTGGTCCAGGTGCTGGAGAAGCAGTACCTGGAGGAGAAGCGGTCggctctggaggagcagaggatgatgtATGAGCGAGAGCTGGAGTCGCTGAGGCAACAGCTGTCTCCTGAGAAAGCACCACAGCACCACCGCAGCAGCAGTGACCGCCTCGCGTTCCCGACACACACGCCTCACAGCAAGCTGCGGCTGTGGACGGAGGAGCG CGATGAGCTTTTTCGTCGGAGTCTCTCTCGGCTCAGGGAGCAGGTGATGAAAGCCAACACTTTGGTGCGAGAAGCCAACTTTCTGGCAGAGGAGATGAACAAACTGACGGACTATCAGGTCACCCTTCAGATTCCTGCGGCCAACCTCAGCGCCAACCGCAAG GGAGTGATAGTGAGCGAGCCGGCCATCCAGGTGCGGAGGAAAGGGAAGGGGACTCAGGTTTGGACCATTGAGAAGCTGGAGAACAAACTGGTGGACATGAGAGACCACTACAGTGACTGGAGGGAAGGCACAGAGGAGCTG tattaCAAAGCAAACAGTAAGCACTGTGATCCATTCTATGAGGCACAAGAGAACCACAACCTGATAGGAGTGGCCAACATTTTTCTCGAGTGCCTTTTCCATGATGTTAAACTGCAATACGCTGTTCCCATCATCAGCCAACAGGGGGAG GTTGCAGGCCGGTTGCACATTGAGCTGATGCGAGTCAGTGGTGCCGTACCAGAGCGTCTGTGTGGGGGAGATGACTCATCAGAAAACTCCAGTGAGAGTAGCTGCTATGAGGTCATGGACACCAATGGGGAGATCGTCCACATGGCTAAGAGGCTCACCTGCAGG GTGCGGATCAGGGAGGCCACAGGTCTGCCGCTCAACTTGTCcaactttgttttctgtcagtaCACCTTCTGGGAGCATGGTGAGCCCACTGTGGCTCCTCCCATGGTTAGCCCAGACAGACCCTCCCCTCGAAGCCCTGAAGCCCAGTTTACTGTCCAGTTTGATCAATGCAAG GACTATGTTGTTCATGTGACGGACGAGTTTCTAGAATTTATATCTGATGGAGCTTTGGCGATAGAGGTTTGGGGTCACCGCTGTGCTGGGAATGGACGTTCACTCTGGGAATTGGATGCACTAGAGGCCCAGACCCAAACACTCAGAGACAG GTGGAGCGAGGTGTCTCGCAGGGTCGAGCTGTTGACCTCCATCCAGGAGCTGAACGAGCAGGGCGAGTATTCatctgtggagctgcagtctgGAAAAGACGGCAGCACCGGAGGAGTCTTCCAACTACGACAG GGTCACtccaggaggctgcaggtttGCGTGAAACCAGTCCAAAACTCAGGCACTCTGCCTCTGCTGGTGGAGGCTCTGCTGTCCATCTCTATTGGCTGTGTGTCGGCTCGCTCCACCAAGCTGCAGAGACCTCTTGACAGCTACCAG AGAGAGGCGGAAGAGGATATGGATAGTTATCAG GAGGAAGATCTCAACTGTGTGAGAGAGCGCTGGTCAGAAGCTCTGATCAAACGTCGGGAGTACCTGGACGaacaaatcaagaaaataatcaacaaacAAG AAAAGTCAGAGGAGGATATTGAGCGAGAGGCTCGGCTGGTGGAGCAGTGGGTTGGACTGACTGAAGAGAGAAATGCAGTGCTGGTACCTGCACCTGGCAGTGGCATCCCTGGGGCTCCTGCAGACTG GACCCCACCTGCAGGAATGGAAGCTCACATCCCTGTACTCTTCCTGGACTTGAATG CGGATAATCTGACAGTGAACGAGCAGCTGACGGGCCCACATGCTGCAGGCGTTAACTCCATCCTGCCTAAGGAGCACGGAAGCCAGTTCTTCTATCTGCCCATCATCAGACATAGTGATGAGGAG TTGTTGGCAGTGTGCTCCTGGGACTCGTCCATCCACGATTCTGTGCACCTCAACCGGGTAACATCTCCCAACGAACGCATCTACCTGATCATCAAAGCCACGGTGCAGCTCAGCCACCCTGCCTCCATGGAGCTGGTGCTCCGCAAGCGGATCGCCGTCAACATCTACAACAAACAG aGTTTTACTCAGAGTCTCAAGAGAAGAATGTCGCTAAAGAACACACTTTACTCCTGTGGTGTGATTTATGAAATCGTTTCCAACATACCAAAG GCCtcagaggagccagaggagagggAAACCTTGGCCCTCATGGCTGCTCGTGGCGACTGCGAGGAGACTCAGGACGGAGAAACCTACATAGAGAAATACACACGGGGAGTTCTGGAAGTGGAGAACATCCTCAGTCTAGAAAGGTTACGGCAG GCTGTGACAGTGAAGGAAGCTCTCGCTGCTAAAGGGAGACACCTAAGAAGGAGTATCAGCACACCAAATGTACAGCAT TCTTCATGTAGTAAAACAGACCTGACAGGTTGTGAGGATGAAGACTGCAAG GATCACTGTGATCATGTGGACAGCTCCAGCTGCAATCCTCAGGATGGCTCCCTTTGCAGCACTCCCATTAAAAACAAGGAGAACCAAG GTTTGGTTCCAGAGAGCCCGATCTTTTTCAACTCCAGCCCCTTCAAAGTCCTCTCCCCTCAGCCGCCCAAGTTCCTCAAGTCCCTGCTGCCGGTCAAAGAGGAGAACAAGGTGAAGAAAGCCCTGGAGGCTCGGCCGCTGCTGGGACAAGAG AGCATGCGCTCATGCGTGGACAGCCCTGCACTGCTCCCCCCTCCCTGCCCTTGGCGCCGGCCCAGGGCAGGCAGCGAGGGCCACTGCAAGccttccacctccacctccacccccaccaccactcccACCAGCAGACAGCTCAGCCACACACTGCCACGCACTGCT CAGGACTCTGAGGACGAGGAGACGGACCTGCATGTGACTCTGAACCTGGATCAGGGCCCTCAGGATCACGGCGGCTTCCAGCCTTATATCCCAGAGGACTTTGCAAACTTTGAGATCTACAACGCCACTCTGGAGAGCCAGGAGgggttcctctcctcctgttctgaCTTGAAGGGAAGCCGGTGTGGAGGCGGgagcagcgagagagaggtgTCCCGAAGCCCCACGGCCAGCAGTTGCACCAGTGGCTACTTTTCACACAGTGCCTCCAACGCCACGCTGTCCGACATGCCTTTCACTGCCAGTGAGAGCTCTGACCAGCTCAGCTGCACCTCCAGAGACCAACAGGACTCCCTCGGCTGTTCCGCTGGACGAGGCTGCGCCCAAGCCAAAGGTGTATCTGCAGGGACCGAcactcagcagcctcctctctcgGCAGACACGGTGCAGGATCTGCCCGCCCCCCCTCAGGGCTCCGCACTTGTCTGTATTACTAATTGCACAGACAAGAAGCAAACATTCCCTCTGCCTCACAACTGTGTCCTCGGCACCAGCCAGGAGTTCACCGACTTCAAAGGGGCTGACGACAGCCCTGCAGAGAGCGATTTAGCACGTCTTACAGAGGGATGGCAGCCGGAGGATGTGGAGCAGAAGAAACCTGATAACGTAGAACCATGTGACACCAGCAATCAACCCCCCTCTGGTGTCGCATCTAATCCTGAAAATGCAATATGCAAATATCCCAAGAGCGAAGACTCTGTTAGTGTACCTGTGACCTGCCCAAACACAACTACAGTTTGCACTTCAGTCAGAGCCCCAGTTAGTGTTCCTGACAAAGTCCCAGCTCCATCTCAAACCCAAATAATTCCCTCTGCATCGGCCCCACCTCCAGCATCACCATCCCCGGCTGCATCTTGTGCCCCAGTGAGGCGATCGGGAGGAGAGCCTCCGATCCAGGAGCCTACACAGGGAGATCTGCCCCACGGGAGCCCCTGTCCCAGTCCTAACCCCAGCAGTGCCGAGCCCTCGGGGGACTCCAGCGGGGATGAGAGCACCCCTGTGGCTCAGCTCCCGGACTGGATGGCGCCTGGGGAGCAGGTGTGggtggggaagaggagaggaacagtCCACTATGTTGGAGGGGTAGAGTTTGCCAAGGGAATTTGGATTGGTGTGAAACTGGACATGGCAGTGG GTAAGCACAACGGGACTGTCCAGGGCAGGGTGTACTTCCGCTGCCCCCCAGGCCACGGTGTGTTTGTCAAACCGTCTCGTCTCACCAGAGGACCCCCCTCCATGGACACAGAACCCCAGACTGTAATCAGATAG